The sequence GCCACAAACTTGCTGACGGTCTCCTTGACCATGAGCCAGGCAAGCCGAACGCCAGATGCCATAGACCTGGGATGTATGCGCATGACGAGGCGGTCCTTCTGAGACGGGAAGGCTCAGCGTTCGGTCGTGGTGATGACGAAGGCTGCCTTCTCCGCGCGATAACTGTCTATCAACGCGACACCCACCGCCACCACCAAGGGACCGGCCACAATGCCCACCAGGCCGAAGAGCTGAATCCCTCCGAGCACACTGAAAAACGCCAGCATCGTATGCATCTTGGAGGCGCCCCCGACCACAATGTTCCGCACAATATAATCCAGTACGGCAATGACAAGTCCGCCAACCGTCAGGATGATCACCTTGAGATAGGCTCCCTGCACGAACAGATACAGGGCCGCAGGTACCCAGACCAGCGTGGCGCCCAACACCGGCAGGTAGGCCAGAATCGCCATCACGGCCCCCCATAAAAGCGCCGAAGGAAGTCCGACCATCCAGAAGGCAATCCAGCCGATGGCTCCCTCCAACGCCGCCACCAGTGTGTTGCCATAGACCGCCCCGGAGACGACGTCACCGAATCGACGGATTACCAGGTGCTGCCGTTCCGTGGGAATCGGGACGACCTCTTGAACCCACGTGAGGAGCGTCTCGCCATCCCGGAAAAAGTAGAAGGCGGACAGGAGGATCAATCCCAATTCAACCAGGCCCTGCAGGACATTCCCGGCCACTTGCGTCAGCCGCTCTACCAGGGCCTTGCCCAGCTCGGTCAGATTATCTACCAGGAGCGCGCGAAGATCCACACCGGTCACCCGCTGGAATTCCAGAAGCGGGTCGACCATTGCGGCAATCGCCGGATAGCCGCGCCAGCGTTCGAGGAGGCCCGGCTCTTCTTGTAAGGAGGCGACGAGCGCGAGCGAGGTCCTGGCGAGCTCTTTGCCGATCAAGAAGGACAGGGCGACGAGGGGAAGAATGAGCCCGACAGTCATGGCAAGGCTCATGAGGACCGCGCTGAGCGTCTGGCGTCCGCGCGTGACTCGAACCAGTCGCTGGTAGAGCGGGTACAGGGCGTAACAGAGGACCCCGGCCCAGGTCAGAGCGGAAAAAAACGGGCGGAACGTGGCGAACAGCAGGTAGCTGATGCCCAGCAACAGCGCCACTCGCACCAGGCGGATCGCCTGCTCACTCCCCTGTTGTGACGGCTCGCTCACCGGTGCGCCTCCCCGATTGCATGAACTAGCACGGGACAAAAACTCAGGCCGAGCCAGTGCCGCTGTTTCTGGCAGACAGCCCCGGATCTGTCACGCGCCGTTCCGTCCCTTCCACCCTCCCACGGTCGCCCCCGTAACCCTGCACGCGATTGCCGATTGTGACCTGACGCAACGCCAGCAAACGGTTGCGCTGACACGGCATCTCGCAATGTGATGTTCCGGTGGGACCTCGCCCGCGCTATTCCACTTTCCCCCTGAAGACCAACTCGCGAATGCGGCAGTGCGTACACCTCTCCAGAAATTCCTTGAGTTGTTCGTGCACGCATGCTCGCTGGACCTCTTCCGGCAACTTGCTGGCGTCTGGATGGAACGTGAGTGCATAGGGCTCGACCTTCACGGCCCGGAGTGTTCCACCCTGAAGAAAGCGCATATAGGTCGCGGCGGCATCGAGTGTCCGGGCCCCGATATAGACTCGCTCCATACTCCCTTGCGCGGTGTGCAGAGGGACCGAGAGGGTGAAGAACCCCGTTTCCACGTGAAGCGTCACGTCATCAAGTGACAGCTGGGAGACCGGGACGGACACGAATGGAACAGCCTGGATAATCTTTGTTGCGCAGCTCTCATCCAATTCATCCCGTTCTTCGAGTCCACGGAGCCCATCCCCTACTGTGGAAGCCTTGGTCTGACCGTAGGCAGGATGCACGGGGTGAAGGAGAATCATCCATCCCACCAACCACAGGATCAGCAGCGCATCAGTCTTTATCATAGGCGTTCCCCTTCACTCTATCCCTCCTGGTTCGGCGCTATTCTGTCATGACGCCGTGTCCGTTTCGACCGGCGGACTCCAGCGCTGATAGATCATGAGCACGATCGTCATGCCCACCACGCCCATCACAATCACGGTCAGCGCGTACATCGGAAACAGCTCGGTTCCGGGAATCCCGCTCGCCACCGGAAGAAACGCCATGACGGCCGTGGCGACACCGCGAGGGAACATGGCGGCGATCACCAACCGCTCGCCCCCCGTCCAGGCACCGGTCATCCGGCCCAAGGCTTCTGTGGCCATCCCGCGCACCGCGACGACAACCACGAAGAGCCCCAACCCGGTGAGCGCGATGCTCGTTGTGAGCGCGGAGAAATCCAGCATTAACCCCAGCAGGACATAGAAAAACGTCCGCACGAGAAACGATAATTCTTCGTTGATCCGCTTCAGGAATACGTCCAACACGAACTTCGCCTGGTCCAATTCGTAGCCGATCAGGGCCCGAATCGGTTTGGCCAGCCGTCCGACCAGATACTGCATGTTGCTCAGCACAAGGCCGAACAGGAGAATGGTGATGGCTCCGTTGGCCCCGATCAATTCAGCTACATAATACAGGACCAGGATTGCCGCCATCGTCAGCATATACGAAAGGGCCTGCCCCTCCAGCCAGGCCAGCAGGCGCGCCCACAGCGCTCCAGCCAGCACCGCCAACATCATGGCATCCCAGAACGCATGGAATAGTTCCCGAATGATGACGCCAGGGCTCCCCGATTCCTTCATCGCGCCCATCAGCGCTAAGGCCACCACCACGACAAAGACTTCCGAAATGGCCGAATCCAGACTGAGCAATACTTTGGTCTGCTCACGGAGCGAGGACATGTTCGAGGTGACGGGAATGATGATGGCGGCAGCCGTCCCGCCCACAATCGATCCAAGCAACAGGCCGTGCAACCACGTACCCTCCATCCACCACACATAGAATCCCATGATGCCCAGGGCCGTCAGAGTGAACACGGTGACCGAAAGGAACAGCGCCAGCGGCGTTTCGCTGACCACCTTCATGATATGGAGATTGATGCCGCCATCGAAGAGGATGATGAGCAGCGCGAGGGTCCCAAAATAGGGCGCCAATTTCATGACCAGGGCCGGTTCGGCAAGATGGAACACCGGCCCCAGCAGCACGCCGAACCCCATGAGGAATAACACACTGGGTATGCCGGTCCGCTTGAACACCAGCTCACCGGCCAGGCCGACCAGAATGATCAATCCGGTCAAGCCGAGCACCGATTCGACGCTCAACGATTCCATGAAACCAAGACCTTTCGAGCAACACACAGTTTTCGTAGCACGGGGCATTATGCGGGAGGGCCTCCACCGGCGCAACCGAAGAGCGTCGGAATGCCCGACCGGGCGATCCGATCCATGTTGACTGTGGCGCAGCGTCTTTGAGTGTGCCACAATTCCTTCCAAATCGACTGGATCTCGCTGGAGGACTCAGCAATGACGAACTCGAAGAAAGAGGGTGTGAGCTTGCTCAACCGGAGACCCTACTTCTGGACGATCGCCGTATTCTGTTGGCTCATCTTCCCCTGCTCCGGGTGGCACAGCCTGCACGCCGAAACGGCCGCCCCCACATTGAGCCAGGCTCCGCTCCCTCAGCCTATTGGCGCGCCGGTGGTGTTGGGAGAGGATACGCTTTTTTTGATCTACGACAAGCTGGGCCCCTTCACCCCGCAGGAACGGGCTCAGGCCATCACAGACCGGTTGACTCGCCTCGCCAAAGATCCCTTCACCAGCGTGCACTCCGTCACAGCCACGGATCAAGAACTCACGAGCGAGCTCGTGCATGGCGAAATGGTGGTGATGACCATCACCGACCGCGATGCCCAGCCCACCGGCAAGAGCCGGCAGGATCTCGCAAGAGACTACGCACAGAAGATCCAAACGGCGCTCTCACAATCCCACGAACAGTTCTCCATACGCGCCCTCATCATCGACGCCGCCTGGGCGCTGCTGGACACCGCCATTCTCATCGTCCTTCTGGTCCTATTCCACAAAACATTTCCAAAAATCTACGCCAAAATCGAGGCCTGGCGCGGGACCATCATCCGCCCGATCAGGATCCAGCGCGTTGAATTGCTGTCGGCTGATCAGATTGCGACGGCACTCACAGCGCTAGCCAAGACTATCCGCATTGTGGCGGTCTTGGTCCTGTTTTACGTGTATCTCACGACCGTTCTGGGCATCTTCCCGTGGACCCGAGGCATCTCAGCCGCGCTCTTCGGGGCTGTTGTCTCCACCTTGCAGGCCATTGGCCAGGCCTTTGCGACCTATATCCCCAATGTCGTGTCGATCGCGGTCATCATCGTCGTCACCCGGTACATCCTCAAAATGATTTCGTTGTTATTTGTCGGGATCGAGCGAGGAGCCATCACACTCACGGGGTTTCACCGGGAGTGGGCCGAACCGACCTATAAGATCGTCCGGTTCCTGGTGATCGTGTTCGCCGCCATCGCCTGTTTTCCCTACATTCCCGGATCACAGTCCGAAGGGTTTCGCGGCATCTCCGTCTTCTTGGGTCTCCTCATCTCGTTGGGATCGGCCGCTGCCATCGGCAACGTCGTTGCCGGGGTGGTCCTCACCTACATGCGCCCGTTCCGCGTCGGCGATCGCGTCAAGATTGCCGATACCATGGGAGATGTCATGGAGAAAACACTCCTCGTCACGCGCGTCCGGACGATCAAAAACGTGGACGTTACAATTCCCAATGCCATGGTCCTCGGAAGCCATCTCATCAATTTTAGTTCCGTGGCCAAAGAGCAGGGTCTCATTCTCCATACCAGGGTGACCATCGGCTACGACGCCCCCTGGCGAACAGTCCATGCCCTGCTGATCTCAGCCGCGCGGGCGACGACGCATATCCTCGCAAGCCCGGAACCCTTCGTGCTGCAAACCAGCCTGGACGATTTCTATGTGACCTATGAAATTAACGCTTATACCGATCAAGCCAATCTGATGGCGACGATCTACGCGGAACTGCACCGGCACATTCAAGATCAGTTTAATGAAGCGGGTGTCGAAATCATGTCGCCACACTATGCTCAGATCCGTGACGGCAACCAGACCACGATTCCAGACCAGTACCTGCCCAAAACCTACCAGGCTCCGTCGTTCCGCTTGGGTCCGCTGGGCAACTTGTTTCGCGCCGGTCCAGATCCAGAAAGCCCCAAGGGAGGGCCGAAACCATGACAACCTCTCTCCAGCGGTTCATTGAAAGCTGGTTGTTCGATCCGACGGTCGGCAAGCTGGTCTCTACCACGGTCGCGATCCTCCTGGTCATGGCACTGGTGCGGATATCCCGGAGAGTGCTGAATCGCTACGTGCAGGAACCAGGCAATCTGTACCGTGCCAAGAAGATGGTGACGTTTCTTGGATACTTCACGGGGCTGATTGCCATCTCTCTGATTTTCAGTGATAGCCTTGGGAGAATGGCCGTGGCCTTTGGCGTCGCCGGTGCCGGAATCGCCTTCGCCTTGCAGGAAGTCATCGCCAGCCTCGCCGGATGGGTGGCCATCTCATTCGGCAACTTCTACAACACAGGCGACCGGGTTCAGCTCGGCGGCATTAAAGGGGACGTGATCGACATCGGCATGTTACGGACGACGATGATGGAGATCGGCCAGTGGGTGAATGCCGACCTCTACAACGGGCGTATTGTGAAAATTGCCAACAGTTTTGTCTTCAAAGAGCCGGTGTTCAACTATTCCGGCGACTTTCCCTTCTTGTGGGATGAAATCACGGTCCCGGTGAAATACGGCAGCGACTACCGCTTCTCCCGTGAGATCTTTCAACGGATCCTGGTCGAGATCACCGGAGAATATTCCACACAAGCCAAGGCGAGCTGGACGGAGCTGATTCAACAGTACCGAGTGGATTCAGCCGAGATCGATCCCCGCGTCTTCCTCGTCGCCAACGATAATTGGATGGAGTTCACGCTTCGCTATGTCGTGGACTACAAGAAGCGGCGGATCACCAAGGATCGGCTGTTCACCCGCATTCTGGAAGAAGTGGACCAGACCAACGGTCGCGTGGCGCTCGCCTCCGCCACCTTCCATCTCGTCGAAACCCCTGAGATCAAAGTTCAGCTGGTCGCCCCCCCACAAGGTCGCCAGGCTTGATCGCGTTCGGACGCACGACAACCCATTGCCAAGGCCTGCGATGGATTGGATCGTTCTGGCTTGCCCTGCTCCTCCCTGTAATCAGCCTAGGTCTAGCCTTCGGCGAGGAATCTTCCGTCTGGTCGTCCGATTGGCACTATGGCGCGACGGTTGATCTGAGCTACGCGCTCGACTTCAACTTTCCTGACAACCACCGTTGGCGGAGCAAGAGTACCACTCCACGCGTCAATGAACTGGCTCCCAATATGGTGCAGGGATACGTTCGCAAAGACGTCTCCGAAACATCACGCTGGGGCATGGAACTTGGCCTGCAAGCAGGCTATGACACCAATGCATTGGTACCGGATCCGAATCCCGGCAGGGGAAAGCCCGTCGGTGGAGCGGACACGCTGCGCCACATTTCCCGGGCGAATGTATCGTACTTGGCCTCCGTCGGCCACGGCCTGACCCTCACCGCAGGACTCTTCAACAGCTTCATCGGGTACCAGTCGATCTATGCGAAAAACAACCTGAACTACACCCGCACCTACATGGCCGACAACGCGCCCTACTTCATGTTCGGTCTCGGCGCGCAGTACCCACTGAGTGACACCCTGCAACTCGGCCTCTATGTGATCAACGGCTACAGCTATCTGTCCCATCAGAACGACCAACCTAGCTACGGCACACAAGTGGTCTGGAAACCTGCTGCCCGCCTGACCGTCACGGAAAACCTGTACTACGGCCCGGACCAGTCGAACACGGCCATCGAATTCTGGCGATTCTTTTCCGACAGCATCGTGGAGTGGAGAGACGGGCCGCTCATCCTTGCCGCGGCCTACGACATCGGCACGGAGAACGCCGCGGAACTGCCGGGCCAACCCCGGACCTTCTGGACAGCGGCGGCAGTGTATGCGCACTGGAACATCAGCGGCCCCTGGAGTGTGGCTGTACGCCCGGAACTCTATTGGGACCGCAATGGTCGGATTTCCGGATCCGAGCAACTATTAAAAGCCATGACGACCACCCTGGAATACAAATGGACCCACCCCTGGCAGACGGCTCTTCTAAGACTGGAACATCGCTACGATGAATCCTCGGGCGCCGGCGGCGGGTTTTTCAAACGCGGGGAGATCTCGCCAGGCGTCATCGGCTTGGCCCGGGAGCAGCACCTTCTGCTCTTCTCGGTCGTGTGGTCGTTAGATAAATGACCACTGATGCCCCGGTCATTTCCGTGTCAACCTATTCTCTTGGCTCCCTCCCATAGAAAGCACTCGATTGATCGTCAGCCCTTGAACCAAAATCGAAAAGACCACCACCGCATAGGTAATCGTGATCAGCGCGTCGCGCTCCTGGCCGACCGGCAGGGACAAGGCTAACGCCACGGAAATCCCGCCGCGGAGCCCGCCCCATGTTAGAATCGTAACGGTCCGCTCGCTAAACTCCCGGGCGAAGCTGAAGGCTTTCACTTGCACGAAGACGCTCAACCAGCGCGCCGCGAGCACCAGCGGAATGGCGACCAGGCCAGCCAAAAGATATGGCCGCTGAAAGCTCAGCACCAGCACTTCCAATCCGATCAGCACGAACAGCACGGCGTTCAACAATTCATCGAGCAATTCCCAAAAATTGTCGAGGTGCTCTCGTGTGGTGTCGGACATCGCCCATTGCCGGCCATGGTTTCCAATCAGCAAACCCGCCACGACCACGGCGATCGGTCCGGACGTATGGAGAAGGTCCGCGAGGGCGAAACTCCCCATCACCAACGCCAGAGTAATCAAGATCTCGACCTGATAATTATCCACTGACCGGAGCATACGATAGGCGACGTAGCCGAGGGCCAATCCCAGCGCCGCACCCCCGAGGGCCTCTTCCGCAAAGAGCGCAAAGATGTCGGTCACGCTCACCGAGGGTTTCGGTAAGAGGTTGAGGACCACCAGGAAAATCACGACGCCGACTCCGTCGTTGAAGAGCGATTCGCCGACGATCTTCATTTCGAGGGCCTTCGGAAGACGCGCCTGCCGCAACACACCCATGACGGCAATCGGATCGGTCGGCGAAATCAGCGCGCCGAACAGCAGACAATAGAGAAAGGGCAGTGGCAGCCCGACAAAATCAAAGAGCCAATACCCCAGCAAGCCGGTGATGAGACTCGAGAGGATCGTCCCGACGACCGCCAGCGTGCCAATTACCCACTTGAGGTCCAGCAATTCGTCCAGTTTTACGTGGAGCGCCCCGGCGAACAACAGAAACCCCAGCATACCGTGCATGAGCGCCTCGTTGAAATCGATGGCGCCGATGAACCGTTGGGCTTCCGCTTCGACTCCAAACCCCAGCTTGCCCAGTACGAGCAACACGAGCGAAAAGACCAGCGCCACCGCCATCAGCCCGATGGTAATCGGCAGCTTCAACAGCCGATGGTTGACGTAACTGAACAACGCGGCCAGGCAGATCAGAATAGTCAGCGTATGAATTAACGGCACGGCATCTCTCCTTCGGCGAACCCTCTCTGGTGAGCGACGCTCGCCTTTGACAGGGGTAACTGTTCCTTCAGCCGCTCAGGCGATACGGAGACATCGCCTGGGCCGCATCATCCGAATTCTCTCCATGGACCGCATCCCATGGCATCTGTGCGACAGAGAGGCTCAGCTGAGGCGCCAGGCTAGGATTTCGCTATACTTGCTCCGGCGACGACCTCGACTTTGAAGGGGGCGCTGGCTTCCCCCATATACCAGGTTCGATGCGGGAACGGAATCTCGATCCCCTGCCCGTCAAAGGCCCTCTTCAGTCGCCGGCGGTATTCGCGTCCCACATTCCATTGTTCCAACGGCCTGGTCTTGATCCGAATACGAATGACGACGGCTGAATCGGAAAAATCGTCTACGCCGATGATTTCGATGGGGGCGACGAACTTATCGCGAAAGGCAGGGTCTTCCCGTAGCTCTTCGCCGACCTGGCGCATGACGTCGGCGACCCGATCCGTATCCTCTTTGTAAGCCACGCCCATGTTCAGTACGAACGCCGACCATTCCTTCGTCATGTTCGAGAGCGTCGTGATCGTGCCGTTCGGGAAGACATGCACCACTCCTGAAAAGTCGCGCAACGTGATCGTGCGGAACGTGATCGATTCGACCAGGCCGCCGGTGCCGTTGATGACGGCCACATCACCCAGCCTGATTTGATCCTCCAGAATGATGAAGAAGCCGCTGATCAAATCCCGGACGAGATTCTGCGCCCCAAAGCCCACGGCTAGGCCGAGAATCCCGGCCCCCGCCAGGATCGGTCGGATATCCAGTCCGATCTGGTCCAGCACTTCGACGATAATCACGGCCCAGATGAGGCTGATCACAATGGTGCGGAGAATCCCCGTCAGCGTCGCAGCCCGTTTCCGGCTGGTGTCGGAGTCCACGTCCCCCGGCATACCGGTTCTGGCTACCAGAGATTCCAGGTGTCGAATGC comes from Nitrospira sp. and encodes:
- a CDS encoding AI-2E family transporter, translating into MSEPSQQGSEQAIRLVRVALLLGISYLLFATFRPFFSALTWAGVLCYALYPLYQRLVRVTRGRQTLSAVLMSLAMTVGLILPLVALSFLIGKELARTSLALVASLQEEPGLLERWRGYPAIAAMVDPLLEFQRVTGVDLRALLVDNLTELGKALVERLTQVAGNVLQGLVELGLILLSAFYFFRDGETLLTWVQEVVPIPTERQHLVIRRFGDVVSGAVYGNTLVAALEGAIGWIAFWMVGLPSALLWGAVMAILAYLPVLGATLVWVPAALYLFVQGAYLKVIILTVGGLVIAVLDYIVRNIVVGGASKMHTMLAFFSVLGGIQLFGLVGIVAGPLVVAVGVALIDSYRAEKAAFVITTTER
- a CDS encoding cation:proton antiporter, giving the protein MESLSVESVLGLTGLIILVGLAGELVFKRTGIPSVLFLMGFGVLLGPVFHLAEPALVMKLAPYFGTLALLIILFDGGINLHIMKVVSETPLALFLSVTVFTLTALGIMGFYVWWMEGTWLHGLLLGSIVGGTAAAIIIPVTSNMSSLREQTKVLLSLDSAISEVFVVVVALALMGAMKESGSPGVIIRELFHAFWDAMMLAVLAGALWARLLAWLEGQALSYMLTMAAILVLYYVAELIGANGAITILLFGLVLSNMQYLVGRLAKPIRALIGYELDQAKFVLDVFLKRINEELSFLVRTFFYVLLGLMLDFSALTTSIALTGLGLFVVVVAVRGMATEALGRMTGAWTGGERLVIAAMFPRGVATAVMAFLPVASGIPGTELFPMYALTVIVMGVVGMTIVLMIYQRWSPPVETDTAS
- a CDS encoding mechanosensitive ion channel family protein yields the protein MTNSKKEGVSLLNRRPYFWTIAVFCWLIFPCSGWHSLHAETAAPTLSQAPLPQPIGAPVVLGEDTLFLIYDKLGPFTPQERAQAITDRLTRLAKDPFTSVHSVTATDQELTSELVHGEMVVMTITDRDAQPTGKSRQDLARDYAQKIQTALSQSHEQFSIRALIIDAAWALLDTAILIVLLVLFHKTFPKIYAKIEAWRGTIIRPIRIQRVELLSADQIATALTALAKTIRIVAVLVLFYVYLTTVLGIFPWTRGISAALFGAVVSTLQAIGQAFATYIPNVVSIAVIIVVTRYILKMISLLFVGIERGAITLTGFHREWAEPTYKIVRFLVIVFAAIACFPYIPGSQSEGFRGISVFLGLLISLGSAAAIGNVVAGVVLTYMRPFRVGDRVKIADTMGDVMEKTLLVTRVRTIKNVDVTIPNAMVLGSHLINFSSVAKEQGLILHTRVTIGYDAPWRTVHALLISAARATTHILASPEPFVLQTSLDDFYVTYEINAYTDQANLMATIYAELHRHIQDQFNEAGVEIMSPHYAQIRDGNQTTIPDQYLPKTYQAPSFRLGPLGNLFRAGPDPESPKGGPKP
- a CDS encoding mechanosensitive ion channel; the protein is MTTSLQRFIESWLFDPTVGKLVSTTVAILLVMALVRISRRVLNRYVQEPGNLYRAKKMVTFLGYFTGLIAISLIFSDSLGRMAVAFGVAGAGIAFALQEVIASLAGWVAISFGNFYNTGDRVQLGGIKGDVIDIGMLRTTMMEIGQWVNADLYNGRIVKIANSFVFKEPVFNYSGDFPFLWDEITVPVKYGSDYRFSREIFQRILVEITGEYSTQAKASWTELIQQYRVDSAEIDPRVFLVANDNWMEFTLRYVVDYKKRRITKDRLFTRILEEVDQTNGRVALASATFHLVETPEIKVQLVAPPQGRQA
- a CDS encoding outer membrane beta-barrel protein: MIAFGRTTTHCQGLRWIGSFWLALLLPVISLGLAFGEESSVWSSDWHYGATVDLSYALDFNFPDNHRWRSKSTTPRVNELAPNMVQGYVRKDVSETSRWGMELGLQAGYDTNALVPDPNPGRGKPVGGADTLRHISRANVSYLASVGHGLTLTAGLFNSFIGYQSIYAKNNLNYTRTYMADNAPYFMFGLGAQYPLSDTLQLGLYVINGYSYLSHQNDQPSYGTQVVWKPAARLTVTENLYYGPDQSNTAIEFWRFFSDSIVEWRDGPLILAAAYDIGTENAAELPGQPRTFWTAAAVYAHWNISGPWSVAVRPELYWDRNGRISGSEQLLKAMTTTLEYKWTHPWQTALLRLEHRYDESSGAGGGFFKRGEISPGVIGLAREQHLLLFSVVWSLDK
- a CDS encoding sodium:proton antiporter, which translates into the protein MPLIHTLTILICLAALFSYVNHRLLKLPITIGLMAVALVFSLVLLVLGKLGFGVEAEAQRFIGAIDFNEALMHGMLGFLLFAGALHVKLDELLDLKWVIGTLAVVGTILSSLITGLLGYWLFDFVGLPLPFLYCLLFGALISPTDPIAVMGVLRQARLPKALEMKIVGESLFNDGVGVVIFLVVLNLLPKPSVSVTDIFALFAEEALGGAALGLALGYVAYRMLRSVDNYQVEILITLALVMGSFALADLLHTSGPIAVVVAGLLIGNHGRQWAMSDTTREHLDNFWELLDELLNAVLFVLIGLEVLVLSFQRPYLLAGLVAIPLVLAARWLSVFVQVKAFSFAREFSERTVTILTWGGLRGGISVALALSLPVGQERDALITITYAVVVFSILVQGLTINRVLSMGGSQENRLTRK
- a CDS encoding mechanosensitive ion channel family protein, which codes for MDTGTLQELTPWLISMGATIGKAGAKIALIVVLGLVAMRFLRLGIRHLESLVARTGMPGDVDSDTSRKRAATLTGILRTIVISLIWAVIIVEVLDQIGLDIRPILAGAGILGLAVGFGAQNLVRDLISGFFIILEDQIRLGDVAVINGTGGLVESITFRTITLRDFSGVVHVFPNGTITTLSNMTKEWSAFVLNMGVAYKEDTDRVADVMRQVGEELREDPAFRDKFVAPIEIIGVDDFSDSAVVIRIRIKTRPLEQWNVGREYRRRLKRAFDGQGIEIPFPHRTWYMGEASAPFKVEVVAGASIAKS